One Phycisphaera mikurensis NBRC 102666 DNA window includes the following coding sequences:
- a CDS encoding DUF1194 domain-containing protein: MKPSLSHALRLPMAALLAAAVLAPATTASAAEPDASEGWPYVAPPPPPPPPPTPEEIAERERRQAEAAERRRLEEEERRRNPPPPAPPMEPVAPPPPPPPNTAVDIELALLVDASKSVDDREWELQIDGYVKAFEDPAVQAQIMRSDGVAVMFMTWSSTWQHSNSGWHDLRTAADCRRFAQRIANFERRHADNTIMSNALGTAMHFMKRNKFDGRREVIDVSGDGVCENQAYYAANERGDDHDLDRLMGPTWDFILGNRGPNVTINGISIGDVEGLAGWYADELAQGPNSFSMHAADFEEFAIGIREKLVRELEPTAYD; this comes from the coding sequence ATGAAGCCTTCCCTCTCCCACGCCCTCCGACTCCCGATGGCGGCGCTGCTCGCCGCCGCGGTGCTCGCGCCCGCCACAACCGCGAGCGCCGCCGAGCCCGACGCGAGCGAGGGCTGGCCCTACGTCGCCCCGCCCCCGCCGCCGCCGCCGCCGCCGACCCCCGAGGAGATCGCCGAGCGGGAGCGACGCCAGGCCGAGGCGGCGGAGCGCCGCCGCCTCGAGGAGGAGGAGCGCCGCCGCAACCCGCCGCCGCCCGCCCCGCCGATGGAGCCCGTGGCACCGCCCCCGCCGCCGCCGCCGAACACGGCGGTCGACATCGAGCTCGCCCTGCTGGTCGACGCCTCCAAGAGCGTGGACGACCGGGAGTGGGAGCTGCAGATCGACGGCTACGTGAAGGCCTTCGAGGATCCGGCGGTGCAGGCGCAGATCATGCGGAGCGACGGCGTGGCCGTCATGTTCATGACGTGGTCGTCGACGTGGCAGCACAGCAACTCCGGCTGGCACGATCTGCGGACGGCGGCGGACTGCCGCCGCTTCGCGCAACGGATCGCCAACTTCGAGCGGCGGCACGCGGACAACACGATCATGTCCAACGCCCTGGGCACCGCGATGCACTTCATGAAGCGGAACAAGTTCGACGGCCGGCGTGAGGTCATCGACGTGTCCGGCGACGGGGTCTGCGAGAACCAGGCCTACTACGCGGCAAACGAGCGTGGAGACGACCACGACCTCGACCGGCTCATGGGGCCCACCTGGGACTTCATCCTCGGCAACCGGGGGCCCAACGTCACGATCAACGGCATCTCGATCGGCGACGTCGAGGGCCTCGCAGGCTGGTACGCCGACGAGCTGGCGCAGGGGCCCAACAGCTTCTCGATGCACGCCGCGGACTTCGAGGAGTTCGCCATCGGCATCCGCGAGAAGCTCGTCCGGGAGCTGGAGCCGACGGCGTACGACTGA
- the fbp gene encoding class 1 fructose-bisphosphatase produces the protein MPRKIDGDFVTFTQFIQEEQNRHPEATGDFSWLMSGVALATRMIGSYIRRAGLIDVWGDQGTTNVQGETVKKLDIMANDALKRTLGYRGNVGIIASEEDDEPRVISEVEGEDSYIVMFDPLDGSSNIDVNVSVGTIFTVFKNPPEIEGAAKSVLQPGSKQIAAGYVLYGSSTVLVYTCGQGTHMFTLDPQYGTYLLTRENITIPQHTPSYSVNEAYSHGFPEGYRRYLDWVKLEKPRYSSRYVGSLVADFHRILIKGGVYFYPETNANPEGKLRLMYESNPLAFLAEQAGGAASTGTQRILDVMPGDVHHRTPLVIGGKRNVDEVLDMLQAG, from the coding sequence ATGCCCCGCAAGATCGACGGCGACTTCGTCACCTTCACCCAATTCATCCAGGAGGAGCAGAACCGGCACCCCGAGGCGACCGGCGATTTCTCCTGGCTCATGTCCGGCGTGGCGCTGGCGACGCGGATGATCGGCAGCTACATCCGCCGGGCCGGGCTCATCGACGTGTGGGGCGACCAGGGCACCACCAACGTCCAGGGCGAGACGGTCAAGAAGCTCGACATCATGGCCAACGACGCGCTGAAGCGCACGCTGGGCTACCGCGGCAACGTCGGCATCATCGCCAGCGAGGAGGACGACGAGCCGCGGGTGATCAGCGAGGTCGAGGGCGAGGACAGCTACATCGTCATGTTCGACCCGCTGGACGGCAGCTCGAACATCGACGTGAACGTCAGCGTCGGCACGATCTTCACGGTGTTCAAGAACCCCCCGGAGATCGAGGGCGCCGCCAAGAGCGTGCTCCAGCCGGGCTCGAAACAGATCGCCGCGGGCTACGTGCTCTACGGCAGCTCCACCGTGCTGGTCTACACCTGCGGGCAGGGCACGCACATGTTCACGCTCGACCCGCAGTACGGCACGTACCTGCTCACGCGCGAGAACATCACGATCCCCCAGCACACGCCCAGCTACTCGGTCAACGAGGCGTACAGCCACGGCTTCCCCGAGGGCTACCGCCGCTACCTCGACTGGGTGAAGCTCGAGAAGCCGCGTTACTCCAGCCGCTACGTCGGCAGCCTCGTCGCCGACTTCCACCGCATCCTGATCAAGGGGGGCGTCTACTTCTACCCCGAGACGAACGCCAACCCCGAGGGCAAGCTCCGGCTCATGTACGAGAGCAACCCGCTGGCCTTCCTCGCCGAGCAGGCGGGCGGCGCCGCCAGCACCGGCACGCAGCGCATCCTCGACGTGATGCCGGGCGACGTGCACCACCGCACGCCGCTGGTCATCGGCGGGAAGAGGAACGTGGACGAGGTGCTGGACATGCTCCAGGCCGGCTGA